Proteins found in one uncultured Campylobacter sp. genomic segment:
- a CDS encoding methylated-DNA--[protein]-cysteine S-methyltransferase — MQKAFFNSPIGMLEICDDEIGICSIDWVKNSACKPNDEIFKKRDAGLKFGFVRAMDDKGRDLKLSDLRKNLALCTDELGAYFRGELESFGVKLSQNGTQFQKSVWSALLDIPYGEVVTYGELAAAIGRPRASRAVGSANGKNKIPIIVPCHRVVAAGGLGGYSGAGGVATKVWLLNFEREGLAKFGK, encoded by the coding sequence ATGCAAAAAGCCTTTTTTAATTCGCCTATTGGAATGCTTGAAATTTGTGATGATGAGATCGGGATTTGCAGTATCGACTGGGTCAAAAACTCTGCTTGCAAGCCCAATGATGAGATCTTTAAAAAGCGCGACGCAGGGCTTAAATTCGGTTTTGTGCGTGCTATGGACGATAAAGGACGCGATTTAAAGCTTAGTGATTTAAGAAAGAATTTGGCTCTTTGCACCGACGAGCTTGGCGCCTATTTTAGGGGCGAGCTTGAGAGCTTTGGCGTTAAACTGAGCCAAAACGGCACGCAGTTTCAAAAGTCCGTGTGGAGCGCGCTTTTAGATATCCCCTACGGCGAGGTCGTAACATACGGCGAGCTAGCCGCGGCTATCGGCAGACCGCGCGCAAGCCGAGCAGTAGGCAGCGCAAATGGCAAAAACAAAATCCCCATCATCGTGCCGTGCCACCGCGTCGTAGCTGCGGGCGGGCTCGGCGGATACAGCGGCGCGGGCGGTGTAGCTACCAAAGTGTGGCTACTAAACTTTGAAAGAGAAGGCTTAGCCAAATTTGGCAAGTAA
- the dapE gene encoding succinyl-diaminopimelate desuccinylase, whose product MKPIEILKELIKFRSLTPSDDGAFNYVSMLLADFSEDRFELNGVTNAIFTKRFGQGPHLCFAGHIDVVPPGEGWASDPFKPVEAEGFIYGRGAQDMKSGIAAAICALAAARDFKGTLSLLLTSDEEGDGIYGTREMLSKLREQGALPDFAIVAEPTCEVRFGDAIKIGRRGSINGVLTLTGIGGHAAYPDKCINPIHILAPVLASLAGHDLDAGSEDFAPAKIVITDIRGGSQVVNVTPKDVRVMFNVRGGVGLGLEDVRDYVLRLFELDAKDALCSESESCGKLEMSCTAQLRAGASLHLALKSSSKPFLTQRSSKIVQKLSASVQKICGVAAELNTAGGTSDARYFAEFGVETAEFGVRNDTIHQINERVEISDVENLAKIFSDLIENFG is encoded by the coding sequence ATGAAACCGATTGAAATTCTAAAAGAGCTCATCAAATTCCGCTCGCTCACGCCTAGCGACGACGGAGCTTTCAACTACGTCTCGATGCTGCTGGCGGACTTTAGCGAGGATAGATTCGAGCTAAACGGCGTAACTAACGCGATTTTTACCAAGCGCTTCGGACAGGGTCCGCATCTGTGCTTTGCCGGGCACATCGACGTCGTGCCGCCAGGCGAAGGCTGGGCGAGCGATCCGTTTAAGCCGGTAGAAGCGGAGGGCTTCATCTACGGCCGCGGCGCGCAGGATATGAAAAGCGGCATCGCAGCGGCGATCTGCGCGCTAGCGGCGGCACGCGATTTTAAGGGCACACTGAGCCTACTACTAACCAGCGATGAGGAGGGCGACGGCATCTACGGCACGCGCGAAATGCTCTCTAAATTACGCGAGCAAGGTGCCCTACCCGACTTCGCAATCGTTGCGGAGCCTACATGCGAAGTGCGCTTCGGCGATGCCATTAAGATCGGTCGTCGCGGCTCGATTAACGGCGTCCTCACACTCACGGGTATCGGCGGGCATGCAGCCTACCCTGATAAATGCATCAATCCTATCCACATTTTAGCGCCGGTTCTTGCAAGTCTTGCGGGGCATGATCTGGACGCGGGTAGCGAGGATTTCGCTCCAGCCAAGATAGTCATCACCGACATTCGCGGCGGTTCGCAGGTAGTAAACGTAACACCCAAGGACGTACGCGTGATGTTTAACGTACGCGGCGGCGTAGGGCTGGGGCTAGAAGACGTGCGGGACTACGTACTGAGGTTATTTGAGTTAGATGCAAAAGATGCGCTATGCAGCGAAAGCGAATCCTGCGGCAAGCTAGAAATGAGCTGCACCGCACAGCTGCGAGCAGGCGCGTCGCTACACCTTGCGCTAAAAAGCTCCTCAAAGCCTTTTTTAACTCAGCGAAGCTCCAAAATCGTGCAAAAACTAAGCGCTAGCGTGCAGAAGATCTGCGGCGTAGCAGCCGAGCTAAACACCGCAGGCGGCACGAGCGATGCAAGATACTTCGCGGAGTTTGGCGTGGAGACGGCGGAGTTTGGCGTGCGAAACGACACGATCCATCAGATCAATGAACGAGTAGAGATTAGCGACGTCGAAAATTTAGCTAAAATTTTTAGCGATCTGATAGAAAATTTCGGCTAA
- a CDS encoding LysE family translocator, with the protein MQPFVQGILMGLGVSVPIGPVNVLIMSYALRSYTKALCLGLGAMSADMLYLALSAFGISQLAKIPIVFYCISIFGACFLLYTAYAIWHGATRSVQPASVEACSGAALYSKGFLINLLNPYVIMFWLSVSAGTARADFALALVGLVSGILAWITLFPLAIYLARSKLPNIVVRAFAYISAFILVFFALKLLYAIIFAKF; encoded by the coding sequence ATGCAACCGTTCGTACAAGGGATTTTGATGGGGCTTGGCGTTAGCGTGCCGATCGGCCCGGTAAACGTGCTGATAATGTCCTATGCGCTGCGAAGCTACACCAAGGCGCTGTGCCTGGGCCTCGGCGCCATGAGCGCGGATATGCTATATCTGGCGCTATCGGCGTTTGGCATATCGCAGTTAGCCAAAATCCCGATCGTTTTTTACTGCATATCGATATTTGGCGCGTGCTTTTTGCTCTACACGGCGTACGCGATCTGGCATGGCGCGACTCGCTCGGTGCAGCCTGCAAGCGTCGAGGCTTGCTCAGGCGCGGCGCTTTATAGCAAAGGCTTTTTGATAAATTTACTAAATCCATACGTCATTATGTTTTGGCTCAGCGTCTCTGCCGGCACCGCGCGAGCAGATTTTGCGCTTGCCCTTGTGGGGCTTGTAAGCGGAATCTTAGCTTGGATCACGCTTTTCCCGCTTGCGATATATCTAGCTCGCAGCAAGCTTCCAAACATAGTAGTGCGGGCATTTGCATATATCTCGGCGTTTATTTTGGTATTTTTTGCGCTAAAGCTTTTATACGCTATAATTTTCGCTAAATTTTAA
- a CDS encoding class 1 fructose-bisphosphatase, whose product MQEIVKSIQNIALQIAEELKYADFGYTDHHNSTGDTQLKLDVKSDAIIEAEFRKNPLVRALISEEKEEALELRNDARLIVAYDPLDGSSLVDVNFAVGSIFGIYEDEISPANLKAAIYCIYGPRLEMVVCEDAPKLYRLNREGKFSFVKDLRLSEKGKLNATGATQKGWSEPHRKLVRTLFDEGYRLRYSGAMVSDLHQILLKGGGLFSYPATSDHPRGKLRVTFEVLPFAFIFERAEGATSDGVNGSLLELKIEKIHQSSPCFFGSKYEIAKMHEIYGEKN is encoded by the coding sequence ATGCAAGAGATCGTAAAATCAATCCAAAATATCGCGCTACAAATCGCCGAGGAGCTGAAATACGCGGACTTCGGCTACACAGATCATCACAATAGCACGGGCGATACGCAGCTTAAGCTCGACGTAAAAAGCGACGCCATAATCGAGGCGGAATTTCGCAAAAACCCGCTCGTGCGCGCCCTAATCAGCGAGGAGAAAGAGGAGGCCCTGGAGCTTAGAAATGATGCCCGCCTCATCGTCGCCTACGATCCGCTCGATGGCTCAAGCTTGGTGGACGTAAATTTTGCCGTGGGCTCGATATTTGGCATCTACGAGGATGAAATTTCGCCCGCAAACTTAAAAGCGGCGATCTATTGCATCTACGGACCGCGCCTTGAAATGGTCGTTTGCGAGGACGCGCCGAAGCTCTACCGCCTAAATCGCGAGGGTAAATTTAGCTTCGTAAAAGATCTACGCCTAAGCGAAAAGGGCAAGCTAAACGCCACGGGCGCGACGCAAAAGGGCTGGAGCGAGCCGCACCGAAAGCTCGTGCGGACGCTGTTTGACGAGGGATACCGCTTGCGATACAGCGGCGCGATGGTGAGCGATCTGCATCAAATTTTATTAAAAGGCGGCGGACTTTTCAGCTACCCCGCTACTAGCGATCATCCGCGCGGCAAGCTTCGCGTAACCTTCGAGGTTTTGCCGTTTGCGTTTATCTTCGAGCGCGCTGAAGGCGCCACCAGCGACGGTGTGAACGGCTCGCTTTTGGAGCTAAAGATTGAAAAAATCCACCAAAGCAGCCCTTGCTTCTTCGGCTCGAAGTACGAGATCGCGAAGATGCATGAAATTTACGGCGAGAAAAACTGA
- the mobB gene encoding molybdopterin-guanine dinucleotide biosynthesis protein B, which produces MKRLVIAFSGPSNSGKTTLICKIAKIFIASGLRIAIVKHDPGDKARFDVEGKDSAKFSELGAETVVMSPTRTSYFSQRCMQIDEVVGMLGEFDILLVEGLKTLPLPRISLFRDRIDPAYLPFSDAIASNLSGEQMDKFCPVNFDINDAAGISEWILKNAKKM; this is translated from the coding sequence ATGAAAAGACTTGTTATCGCATTTTCAGGCCCTTCCAACAGCGGCAAAACGACGCTAATTTGCAAGATCGCTAAAATTTTTATCGCTAGCGGACTGCGGATCGCGATCGTAAAGCACGATCCTGGCGATAAGGCGCGCTTTGACGTAGAGGGCAAAGACAGCGCCAAATTTAGCGAGCTCGGCGCCGAAACCGTCGTGATGAGCCCTACGCGAACGAGCTATTTTTCGCAGCGCTGTATGCAGATTGACGAGGTCGTGGGGATGCTAGGCGAGTTTGATATCTTGCTCGTAGAGGGGCTAAAGACGCTGCCGTTGCCGCGCATAAGCCTATTTCGCGACAGGATCGATCCGGCGTATCTGCCATTTTCGGACGCGATCGCTTCAAATTTAAGCGGCGAGCAGATGGATAAGTTTTGCCCGGTAAATTTCGACATCAACGACGCTGCGGGCATTAGCGAATGGATCTTAAAAAACGCCAAAAAAATGTAA
- a CDS encoding lytic transglycosylase domain-containing protein yields MKIFLKFSLVLGLLCAASSGKILSYEQIKNEPKSLAKDYYIYRLIDETKYNKAEIKILKQSIFRYKGKLKEKLDRIFGAIRPPKRPDRCAGVTAANILDANLTCKKARSYPNFIAKLSPSVRETLASQLEKHQDAASRNAVNLLRGFNDKNPSEYFMQSRNAQNYFLYYDYLKGAGKDALIDIDADAAFVSELASQKGFKAVINDALISRKYPLLRRSLTGVDPLAVEKDVAFMLGVNAVMQGDEGAALAFFSRAAASFEKPHDVHNAKFWIYLLNGDQNVLRQLASSDYYSLYALYAKEVLGDRNLNIIIPNPAKNSIEGYDITDPFAWVRTKNSADRMSREQLLEFAKKFDTKQSIGEYSYIMNKASGGKDNFYPTPFMEYIGDGDNRRKALILALARQESRFVPASVSTSYALGMMQFMPFLANEIGKKQLKIDGFDQDDMFRPEVAYRFANIHIDWLERKIYSPVFIAYAYNGGLGLVKKMLQRGDMFNKGKFEPWLSMELVPYAESRDYGKKVLANFIIYSQILDPRAKISVQQELQDLLVPSRSDDFR; encoded by the coding sequence TTGAAAATATTTCTGAAATTTAGCCTTGTTTTGGGACTGCTGTGCGCCGCAAGTAGCGGTAAAATTTTAAGCTACGAACAGATCAAAAACGAGCCAAAATCCCTAGCCAAGGACTATTACATCTATCGCCTAATAGATGAGACGAAATACAACAAAGCGGAGATTAAAATTTTAAAACAAAGTATCTTTCGCTACAAAGGCAAACTAAAAGAGAAGCTAGATAGAATTTTCGGCGCCATTCGCCCTCCTAAGCGTCCGGATCGCTGCGCAGGAGTAACGGCGGCAAATATTTTAGATGCAAATTTAACCTGCAAAAAGGCGCGCTCCTATCCAAATTTTATCGCCAAGCTAAGCCCGTCGGTGCGCGAGACGCTCGCTTCGCAGCTTGAAAAGCACCAAGACGCGGCTTCGCGCAATGCTGTAAATCTACTGCGCGGATTTAACGACAAAAATCCGAGCGAGTATTTTATGCAGAGCCGCAACGCGCAAAACTACTTTTTATATTACGACTACTTAAAAGGCGCGGGCAAAGACGCTCTGATCGACATCGACGCCGACGCAGCCTTCGTAAGCGAACTGGCTTCGCAAAAAGGCTTCAAAGCGGTTATCAACGACGCGCTAATCAGCCGCAAATATCCGCTTCTGCGCCGCTCGCTCACGGGCGTCGATCCGCTAGCCGTGGAGAAGGACGTAGCGTTTATGCTGGGCGTAAATGCCGTCATGCAGGGCGATGAAGGGGCTGCGCTTGCATTTTTTAGCCGCGCGGCTGCGAGCTTTGAGAAGCCTCACGACGTGCACAATGCGAAATTTTGGATCTACCTGCTAAATGGAGATCAAAATGTCTTGCGTCAGCTTGCTAGCAGCGATTATTACAGCCTCTATGCGCTTTATGCCAAGGAGGTCTTAGGGGATAGGAATTTAAACATAATCATCCCAAACCCCGCTAAAAATTCCATCGAAGGCTACGATATCACCGATCCTTTCGCTTGGGTTCGCACAAAAAATAGCGCCGATAGAATGTCTCGCGAGCAGCTTTTGGAATTTGCCAAAAAATTCGACACCAAGCAAAGCATCGGCGAGTACTCGTACATCATGAATAAAGCAAGCGGCGGCAAGGATAACTTCTATCCAACGCCGTTTATGGAATATATCGGCGACGGCGACAACCGCCGCAAGGCGCTAATTTTAGCGCTCGCGCGCCAAGAAAGCCGCTTCGTGCCCGCATCGGTATCTACGTCGTATGCGCTTGGGATGATGCAATTTATGCCGTTTTTGGCTAACGAGATCGGCAAAAAGCAACTCAAAATCGACGGCTTTGATCAAGACGATATGTTTCGCCCCGAAGTCGCTTACCGCTTTGCTAACATCCATATCGACTGGCTGGAGCGCAAAATTTACAGCCCGGTTTTCATCGCATACGCTTACAACGGCGGGCTCGGGCTCGTCAAAAAGATGCTTCAGCGCGGCGATATGTTTAATAAGGGCAAATTCGAGCCGTGGCTTAGCATGGAGCTCGTGCCGTATGCCGAGAGCAGAGACTACGGTAAAAAGGTGCTTGCAAATTTTATCATCTACTCGCAGATCCTCGATCCGCGCGCGAAAATCTCAGTACAACAGGAGCTGCAAGATCTGCTGGTACCGAGCAGAAGCGACGACTTCCGCTAA
- a CDS encoding YggT family protein, with protein MLLNSVFYGILVSIHYVIQAYMMLIFVACVLSFIRPNPFGKFYKIFRAISALTEPAFALVRRYLPTTFGGFDLSPLLILLVLNFFDSAIIYIINRTVI; from the coding sequence ATGCTACTAAATAGCGTATTTTACGGCATTTTAGTGAGTATTCACTACGTGATTCAAGCTTATATGATGCTAATTTTCGTCGCCTGCGTTTTGAGTTTCATCCGCCCAAATCCGTTCGGTAAATTTTATAAAATCTTCCGCGCGATCTCTGCGCTTACCGAGCCTGCGTTTGCGTTGGTGCGTCGTTATCTGCCTACGACTTTCGGTGGGTTTGATCTTTCGCCGCTTCTTATCTTGCTCGTGCTTAACTTCTTTGACAGCGCGATAATCTATATCATCAATAGGACGGTCATTTGA
- the gltX gene encoding glutamate--tRNA ligase, whose translation MYRFAPSPTGDMHIGNLRAAIFNYICSLQDKSGFILRIEDTDTARNIEGKDQEIIEILKRFGISWQSLYYQSKNLKFHQQFAAKLLAEKKAFCCFCSEEELEAKKQAAKDAGEAYRYDGHCEHLSDEEVLSCGKPFTIRLKKPDHALEFTDAIKGRIAFEPQNIDSFVIMRADKTPTYNFACACDDMMQGVSFVIRGEDHVSNTPKQNWIRQSLGYDGEIKYAHLPIILNSEGKKMSKREASSSVKWLLQSGYLPEAIANYLILLGNKTPREVFSMDEAVEFFDIAKISKSPAKFDEDKLAFINREHIKRAREQRLAELFELEPKFAPLIKFYTQEASLIPQIKEKIAAIYGAKDIPQEWAAQAQALREAILNLLSSNGAPMEFNDFKAALSQATSLKGKSLFMPLRFLLTGAPHGPELSELYPLIRADLKEILDATK comes from the coding sequence TTGTATCGCTTCGCTCCGTCGCCCACCGGCGATATGCATATCGGAAATTTACGCGCGGCTATTTTTAACTACATCTGCTCGCTGCAGGATAAAAGCGGCTTTATTTTGCGCATCGAGGATACCGACACTGCGCGCAATATCGAAGGCAAAGATCAAGAGATCATCGAAATTTTAAAGCGCTTCGGCATCTCGTGGCAGAGCCTGTATTATCAAAGTAAAAATTTAAAATTTCATCAGCAGTTCGCAGCCAAGCTACTCGCCGAGAAAAAGGCGTTTTGTTGTTTTTGCAGCGAAGAGGAGCTGGAAGCAAAAAAGCAAGCCGCCAAGGACGCGGGCGAGGCGTACCGCTACGACGGGCACTGCGAGCATTTAAGCGACGAAGAGGTGCTTAGCTGCGGCAAGCCCTTTACTATCCGCCTTAAAAAACCTGATCACGCGCTGGAATTTACCGACGCGATCAAGGGGCGTATAGCATTTGAGCCGCAGAACATCGATAGCTTCGTCATCATGCGCGCGGACAAGACGCCAACTTATAACTTCGCCTGCGCCTGCGACGATATGATGCAGGGCGTGAGCTTCGTAATCCGCGGCGAGGATCACGTCTCAAACACTCCCAAGCAAAACTGGATCCGCCAAAGCCTCGGCTACGACGGCGAGATCAAATACGCGCACCTGCCGATCATATTAAATTCCGAAGGCAAAAAGATGAGCAAGCGCGAAGCTAGCTCCTCGGTAAAATGGCTACTTCAAAGCGGCTACCTGCCCGAAGCGATCGCGAATTATCTAATTCTGCTGGGCAACAAAACGCCGCGCGAGGTCTTTAGTATGGATGAAGCGGTGGAGTTTTTCGATATCGCTAAAATTTCAAAAAGCCCGGCGAAATTTGACGAGGATAAGCTCGCCTTTATAAACCGCGAACATATCAAAAGAGCGAGGGAGCAGCGCCTGGCGGAGCTTTTTGAGCTTGAGCCAAAATTTGCGCCTTTGATAAAATTTTACACTCAAGAAGCGAGCCTTATCCCACAAATTAAAGAGAAGATCGCAGCGATCTACGGCGCGAAAGATATCCCGCAGGAGTGGGCGGCGCAGGCGCAGGCGCTGCGAGAAGCGATCTTAAATTTATTAAGCTCAAACGGCGCTCCAATGGAATTTAATGATTTCAAAGCGGCGCTTTCGCAGGCTACAAGCTTAAAGGGCAAGAGCCTGTTTATGCCGCTTAGGTTTTTGCTAACCGGCGCGCCGCACGGACCGGAGCTTAGCGAGCTGTATCCGCTGATCCGCGCCGATTTAAAGGAGATACTCGATGCTACTAAATAG
- the mscL gene encoding large-conductance mechanosensitive channel protein MscL, with amino-acid sequence MSFIQEFKEFAMKGNVIDMAVGVVIGGAFGKIVTSLVSNIMMPVLGLLTGGMNFTDLKIVLKEAVGQTPAVTINYGSFIQVTVDFIIIAFCIFCAIKAINKLKKPAPAPEPAAPAEPSEEIKLLTEIRDLLKK; translated from the coding sequence ATGAGTTTCATTCAGGAATTCAAAGAATTTGCGATGAAAGGCAACGTTATCGATATGGCGGTGGGCGTCGTCATCGGCGGGGCTTTCGGCAAGATCGTAACCTCGCTCGTAAGCAACATCATGATGCCGGTTTTAGGACTTCTTACTGGGGGTATGAATTTTACCGATCTTAAGATTGTGCTAAAAGAAGCGGTGGGGCAGACCCCAGCCGTTACGATAAACTATGGCTCGTTTATCCAGGTAACGGTCGATTTTATCATCATCGCATTTTGTATATTCTGCGCGATCAAGGCGATCAATAAGCTTAAAAAGCCCGCTCCTGCGCCAGAGCCTGCCGCACCTGCCGAGCCTAGCGAAGAGATTAAACTTCTTACCGAGATAAGAGACCTGCTTAAAAAATAG
- a CDS encoding Crp/Fnr family transcriptional regulator codes for MLERIPYFKALSAVQIDRLEQISIHKSYKKGEILFFEGERSQYLLILLKGILKIYKTSAKGREIHMREIRPISLVAEMVNFEETSYPASGVFSTNGEVLKIDYEKFKNEFMSDPKICLELLKSMSEKIRALNAVFDNQVVLNCDGKIAKFISENFDIFMSTKYTRIAKILNVTPETFSRTITKFKKSGALILDDKQEITGFDKDKLDEYIQG; via the coding sequence ATGCTTGAGAGAATTCCTTATTTCAAAGCTCTAAGCGCAGTGCAAATCGATCGTTTGGAGCAGATTAGCATCCATAAAAGCTACAAAAAGGGCGAAATTTTATTTTTCGAGGGCGAGCGCTCGCAGTATCTATTAATCCTGCTAAAAGGAATTTTAAAAATCTATAAAACCTCCGCAAAGGGGCGTGAGATCCATATGCGCGAGATCCGCCCCATCTCGCTCGTGGCGGAGATGGTAAATTTCGAAGAGACGAGCTATCCTGCAAGCGGCGTGTTTTCGACAAACGGCGAGGTGCTAAAGATCGATTATGAAAAATTTAAAAACGAGTTTATGAGTGATCCTAAAATTTGCCTGGAGCTTTTAAAATCGATGTCTGAGAAGATCCGCGCGCTAAATGCGGTCTTTGATAATCAAGTCGTGCTTAACTGCGACGGCAAGATCGCTAAGTTTATCAGCGAAAATTTTGATATTTTTATGAGCACGAAATACACCAGAATAGCCAAAATTCTAAACGTGACTCCCGAAACATTCTCGCGCACCATCACTAAATTTAAAAAGAGCGGCGCGCTAATTTTAGACGATAAGCAAGAAATCACGGGCTTTGATAAAGATAAGCTGGACGAGTATATCCAAGGCTAG
- a CDS encoding metallophosphoesterase, with amino-acid sequence MKSAYIFPIVGTVLFLFFNLYVYRSISARFAPYKNFVIFHPALSLLCVALAILDAIFFVGFGLNGSFKNELLYKACVFCMAASFSLFFICLAYDVLSAAAHVVKFSENRRKFLKTFIDVTFVIMAFSYIFKGLYNALKIPKITEREIKIKNLARELSFAVISDVHLGEFLKKEFLQGVVAQINSLNYDALLIVGDMFDLRSDELGDILQPLEAIKKPIFFVTGNHEYYRGDASGLIAAMQKAGVRVLQNESVEFEGLNLMGVHDLSGFRFGYMQPDLSAALAQADPDKPKILLAHQPKYVVDFVRDEVDLCICGHTHAGQIFPWTLLVLLSQKYLYGLYNDGLKQIYVSSGVGFWGPPIRVFADAEIALLKLRKA; translated from the coding sequence TTGAAAAGCGCCTATATTTTCCCGATCGTCGGCACGGTTTTATTTCTGTTTTTTAATCTTTACGTCTACAGATCGATCAGCGCGCGCTTTGCGCCATACAAAAATTTCGTGATCTTTCACCCCGCCTTGAGCTTACTTTGCGTAGCTTTGGCGATTTTAGATGCAATATTTTTTGTGGGTTTTGGGCTTAATGGAAGCTTTAAAAACGAGCTGCTTTATAAAGCTTGCGTATTTTGCATGGCGGCATCCTTTTCGCTCTTTTTTATCTGCCTTGCTTACGATGTGCTAAGCGCCGCCGCGCATGTGGTTAAATTTAGCGAAAATAGGCGAAAATTTTTAAAAACCTTTATAGACGTAACCTTTGTAATAATGGCGTTTAGCTATATTTTTAAGGGGCTTTATAATGCACTAAAAATTCCAAAAATCACCGAGCGCGAAATAAAAATCAAAAACTTAGCTCGCGAGCTAAGTTTCGCCGTCATCTCGGACGTGCATCTGGGCGAGTTTTTGAAAAAGGAATTTTTGCAAGGCGTCGTAGCGCAGATAAACTCGCTAAATTATGACGCGCTGCTGATCGTGGGCGATATGTTTGATCTGCGCTCGGATGAGCTCGGGGATATTTTGCAGCCTCTTGAGGCGATCAAAAAACCTATCTTTTTCGTTACGGGCAACCACGAGTATTACCGCGGCGACGCAAGCGGGCTTATCGCGGCAATGCAAAAAGCGGGCGTGCGCGTGCTGCAAAACGAAAGCGTGGAATTTGAAGGGCTAAATTTAATGGGCGTGCACGATCTTAGCGGCTTTCGCTTCGGATACATGCAGCCCGATCTAAGTGCCGCGCTAGCGCAGGCAGATCCCGATAAGCCTAAAATTTTACTCGCGCATCAGCCCAAATACGTCGTGGACTTCGTGCGCGACGAGGTCGATCTGTGTATCTGCGGACACACGCACGCGGGGCAAATTTTTCCGTGGACGCTTTTGGTGCTGCTTAGCCAGAAGTATCTTTACGGGCTGTATAACGACGGTCTGAAGCAAATTTACGTAAGCAGCGGCGTGGGGTTTTGGGGCCCGCCGATAAGGGTCTTTGCCGATGCCGAGATCGCGCTGCTTAAGCTTAGAAAGGCATAG
- the asd gene encoding archaetidylserine decarboxylase (Phosphatidylserine decarboxylase is synthesized as a single chain precursor. Generation of the pyruvoyl active site from a Ser is coupled to cleavage of a Gly-Ser bond between the larger (beta) and smaller (alpha chains). It is an integral membrane protein.) encodes MRSFISRIFGVIAAVKFPKFIQNFINRKYVEFFKIDMSEFDPPQSYASLNALFTRRLLRPREIATDETAFISPSDGVIFESGACADLRAFSVKGCEYSLSELLGRTFTASGSGGAVKNLDGGAVATNGSGEVGTGCAKDAGAGMKFRAAQAKIRSDENGANYVASGVQAEIYRDENSVSRETSAEDAQGGENTKGANLSYANIYLSPRDYHHYHAPCDLSVLQALYIPADLYSVAKKLLLKIPNLYAKNERVILKCKMPSGGILWMVFVGALNVGKMRFDFDTRIQTNACASRAEALYEYKNLNFKKGDHLGNFELGSTIVLVAQSEFLKFSVSSETAVKFSQKIGELGKF; translated from the coding sequence ATGAGAAGTTTTATTTCGAGGATTTTTGGGGTTATCGCCGCGGTGAAATTCCCTAAATTTATACAAAATTTTATCAACCGCAAATATGTGGAATTTTTCAAAATCGATATGAGCGAATTCGATCCGCCGCAGAGCTACGCGAGCCTAAATGCGCTTTTTACTCGCCGCTTGCTGCGTCCGCGCGAGATAGCGACGGACGAGACGGCTTTTATAAGCCCTAGCGACGGCGTGATTTTTGAGAGCGGAGCTTGCGCCGATCTGCGAGCTTTTAGCGTAAAAGGCTGCGAATATAGCCTTAGCGAGCTGCTGGGGCGCACTTTTACGGCAAGCGGAAGCGGCGGAGCGGTTAAAAATTTAGATGGCGGGGCGGTTGCTACGAACGGGAGCGGCGAGGTTGGAACCGGATGCGCAAAAGATGCTGGCGCAGGGATGAAATTTCGCGCCGCGCAAGCAAAAATTAGAAGCGATGAAAACGGCGCAAATTATGTCGCGAGCGGCGTGCAGGCCGAAATTTACAGAGATGAAAATAGTGTGAGCCGCGAAACGAGCGCAGAGGACGCCCAAGGCGGCGAAAATACAAAGGGCGCAAATTTAAGCTACGCAAACATCTATCTAAGCCCGCGCGATTATCATCATTATCATGCGCCGTGCGATCTGAGCGTGCTGCAGGCGCTTTATATCCCTGCCGATCTCTACAGCGTGGCGAAGAAGCTTTTACTTAAAATTCCAAACCTTTACGCCAAAAACGAGCGCGTGATATTGAAGTGTAAAATGCCTAGCGGCGGGATTTTGTGGATGGTCTTCGTGGGTGCTTTAAACGTCGGTAAGATGAGATTTGATTTCGATACGCGAATACAGACGAATGCGTGTGCAAGTAGAGCTGAGGCGCTTTACGAATATAAAAATTTGAACTTTAAAAAGGGCGATCATTTGGGAAATTTCGAACTGGGATCTACGATCGTGCTTGTAGCGCAAAGCGAGTTTTTGAAATTTAGCGTTTCGTCCGAGACCGCCGTAAAATTTTCACAAAAAATCGGTGAACTAGGCAAATTTTAG